CGGCTTCGCCGATTTCCTCACCGAGGACATCTCCTTCTGGCGCGCGTCCACCGGGCTGGCCATTCGCTTCTAGGAAGTCGACCATGCGCATCGCCTATCAGGGGGAGCCGGGGGCCTACAGCGAAGCCGCCGCCCTGCGCTTCAACCCCAACGCCGATCCGTTGCCGCGGCCGTCTTTCGACGACGTGTTCAACGCCGTCGCCAAGGGGGAGGCGACGCACGGCATCCTGCCCATCGAGAACACCATCGGGGGCAGCATCCACCGCAACTACGACCTGCTCCTCGAGCACGAGCTGCCGATCGTCGCCGAGGTCAAGCAGCCCATCGTGCACCACCTGCTCGTCCGGGAGGGGACGCGCCTGGAGGACGTGCGCAAGGTCTATTCGCATCCGCAGGGGTTGGCGCAGTGCGAGCGCTTCCTGCGCACCCTCGATGGGGTGGAGATGGCGCCCACCTACGACACCGCCGGCAGCGCCAAGATGATCAAGGAGCAGGACCTCGACGGCTGCGCCGCCATCGCCTCCGAGCGGGCGGCCGAGGTGTTCGGGCTCACCATCCTCAGGACCGGCGTCCAGGACTTCGCGGACAACTGCACGCGGTTCCTGATCGTCAGCCGCGATCCGGCGCCGCTCGGCACGCCCGACAAGACCACTATCGTCTTCACGGTGTCCAACGGTCCGGGCGCGCTGTTCAAGGCGCTGAGCGTCTTCGCGCTGCGCGACATCGACCTGGCCAAGCTGGAATCGCGGCCGATTCCGGACAAGCCCTTCGAATACCTCTTCTACGCCGACGTCGCCGCGAACCGCAACGACCTGCGCTGCGCGAGGGCGCTGATGCACCTGGCCGAGTTCGCACCGTCGCTGCGGACGCTGGGGTCGTACCGGGCGTGGAGAGAGCCCGAGGCATAGCAGGGCTCGTCCGCGTCGGCGCCGTGCAGCGGCGCGGACTACCGGTCAGTTCGAGACACCCGGTTCGGACGACGTGCCCGAGCCCGCACCGCGCAGCCCGTCCAGCAGGAACCGCGCGTAGAGCTCGACGACTTCCTCGTCGCGTGCGTCGGGGCCGACGCGGTACAGCTTGGTGTGAATGGCGTGCTGTACGGGCGCGGCCAGCAGCGCGCCGGAGAGCAGCATCGGGTCACCCTGCAGAAAAACGCCTTCCGCCTGGCGGCGAGCGATGTACCGCTCCAGGAACTCGAAGAGCGGGGACTTCCGCACCTGCTCCCACATGTGCCGGTTGGCCGACTCGTCCTGGTCGAGCCACGCGTACATCAGCATGCGGTGCAGGTCACGGTCCTGCTGGTACCCCATGAGCATCGCCCTGCCAACGGCCCGCAACAGCTCTTCGTCCTCGCGCCTGTCGGCGAGGTCCTCCAGCATGGTGACGAACTGCTCCGTGCCGACGCCGGTGCGCTGCCGGAAGGCGGCGATGTACAGATCTTCCTTCGAAGGGAAGTGCCGGAAGATGGTGGCCTCGCTGATCCCCGCGGCGTCGGCGATGGCCCGGGTGGTGGCGCCGCGGAAGCCCCGCTGCCCAAAGATCGATATCGCGACCTCGATGAGCTGCGCCCGTCGCTCGGTCCCGGGCAATCGCTTGCGGCGTGCCGCACCCGATTCACTCGTTGCGAGCGTGGCGGTGGAGTCTGCAGGTAACGTGCTCACGGCATGAGAGTGTAGCAAGCTCCTAGAACTGCCACTGCGTGCCGAACGACAGCGCGCGGCCGTCCTGGATGACGGTCGGCCGGTCGTAGTCGGGGCTGAACACGCCGCCCCCGCCGAAGAACTGATTCCGGGCCGTGACCGCGGCCTTGTTGAAGATGTTGCTGGCGGTCATGAACAGCCGCAACCGGGATGCGCCGACGTTGACGTCCTTGATGAAGCGCACCAGCAGCGTGGTGGTGGCGTCGTAGAACTGCGTGCCCGGCTCGATCAGCTCCACGTTCGTCGTTCCGTCTGCATCGGGGTTGATGAGGGGACGGCCGATATCGGCCGCGTCGAGGCGCCATCTTGCCTCGCGGTGTCCTCCCGAGAACATCTGGAAGAGGCCGGAGATCATCGTGTCGAAGGGCAACGGCACCGCGCCGAACAGCTTGCCCATGGGCCGGTAGGGCTCGCTCCATTCGCAGTACCGCAGGCCGTTCGGGTTGTCCAGGCGCCCAGAGGTGCAGAAGGACTGTTGGTTCGCGCCTGCGGTGAAGCTCGCGTTCATGAAGCCGCCGCGCGGCAGCCGGCCGTCGACGATGACCTCGAACCCGTTCCAGGTCCGCCAGTCGTCCGGGGCCAGGGTCATCAGTTGCTCGCCCGTCGAGTAGGCGAAGTCGGGGTCGGCGAACTCGTACACGGCTATCTGCTCGCCGCCGCCGTTCGGCAGGGTCCCGTGGTTCGGCGCGGTGAACGTCACCGGGGCCCAGTCGCTCGCCTCCAGGTTCAGGTTGTCCCGCCAGCGGAAGCCGGAGTAGCTCCGGCGGTGCCACATCCCGCTGATGGACCAGCCGTCCGCCAATTGCCGCTCGATGCCGCCGGAGTACTCCCAGTTGTGGGTGCGGGGGGCGTCCGGGTCCAGGGTGACGGCGCTGGTCGGCGTGCCGAAGTTCGGGTTGAAGGAGGGCCCGATCCCTCGTCCGTCAGCAGGCCGATGCCGCCCACGAACGAGTTGCGGGAGCCGAGCTGCATGCCGCTCTTGATGCCGTCGACGTGGGGCTGGCTGTCCGGGCCGTCCGATCCGTGGATGACCGCGCCCAGTGACTCGCTGTTCCAGTTTCCCTGCACCCCCGGCACGTACTGCATGGCGGTCAGCACGTTGGCCGAGCCGGGCAGCGTGTTGATCTCCTCGGTGGTCAGCACCGTCTGCTGACGGTTGCTCACGACGTCGACCAGCGGAGCCACGCCGGTGACCATCACCGTCTCCTCGAGTCCGCCGACCTCGAGCCGCGCGTCGACCGGCGCCACGAAGGCGCCCGTCAGCACGACGCCTTCGCGCACGACGCGCCGGAATCCCGGGAGCGTGAACGTTACGGAGTAGGCGCCCGGCGGCAGCGTGATGAAACGGTAGTTGCCCGCGCTGTCCGTGAAGACCGTGCGTACCTGCTCGATCAGGGCGGGGCTGCGCGCCTCGACCGTCACGCCGGGTAGCGCCGCCTCGGTCTCGTCGACGACCCTTCCCGTGATGCCGGCCTGGTCCTGGGCATGCGCCGTGACCGGCGCCGCGGCGGCGCCGGCCAGCAGCAGCACCGAAACCAGAGAAATCGATGTTCCCCTCCGCCGCAGTCGCATGTTCGCCTCCTCGCTAAAGTACGTGAGCGAATACTCACTTCTCGGCACGTGAGTATCACACCCGCGACAAGAGGGCGCAACCCCGACAATCTCGTGTGCCGCGGAGCGGCACGAGGGGGCGCTTGCGGCAAACGGGCCATCTGGTCAGAATGGTCCTGCGGGGGCGGACGATGCAGCACGGAAGTGAACGACTCGCGCTGGCCGATCTGGAGCCGGATCCGGTCATCGAGCTGTACAAGCGAGATGTCGATCGCAGCCTGATCCGCGAGCAGTTACGCCGTTCGGTCGACGAGAGAGTGCGCAACATGATCTCCGCCCTCCGATTTACCGAAGCGCTTCGAGAAGCCGCCCGCCGGCAACAGGCCCCGTGACGGACTTCGAAGGGCTGATTCGCCGCCTGGGCGCCGCCGACGTCCGGTTCGTGCTGATCGGTGGGTTCGCCGGCACCATTCTGGGCTCGCCGCGGACCACGGTGGACCTCGACATCGCTTACGCCCGCGACGAGGAGAATCTTGCTCGCCTCGCGAGCGCCCTCGA
This genomic interval from Acidobacteriota bacterium contains the following:
- the pheA gene encoding prephenate dehydratase, translating into MRIAYQGEPGAYSEAAALRFNPNADPLPRPSFDDVFNAVAKGEATHGILPIENTIGGSIHRNYDLLLEHELPIVAEVKQPIVHHLLVREGTRLEDVRKVYSHPQGLAQCERFLRTLDGVEMAPTYDTAGSAKMIKEQDLDGCAAIASERAAEVFGLTILRTGVQDFADNCTRFLIVSRDPAPLGTPDKTTIVFTVSNGPGALFKALSVFALRDIDLAKLESRPIPDKPFEYLFYADVAANRNDLRCARALMHLAEFAPSLRTLGSYRAWREPEA
- a CDS encoding TetR/AcrR family transcriptional regulator; the protein is MSSSAGAACSAPTTTGRPSSRTAARCRSARSGSSRSLLHSHAVSTLPADSTATLATSESGAARRKRLPGTERRAQLIEVAISIFGQRGFRGATTRAIADAAGISEATIFRHFPSKEDLYIAAFRQRTGVGTEQFVTMLEDLADRREDEELLRAVGRAMLMGYQQDRDLHRMLMYAWLDQDESANRHMWEQVRKSPLFEFLERYIARRQAEGVFLQGDPMLLSGALLAAPVQHAIHTKLYRVGPDARDEEVVELYARFLLDGLRGAGSGTSSEPGVSN
- a CDS encoding carboxypeptidase regulatory-like domain-containing protein encodes the protein MRLRRRGTSISLVSVLLLAGAAAAPVTAHAQDQAGITGRVVDETEAALPGVTVEARSPALIEQVRTVFTDSAGNYRFITLPPGAYSVTFTLPGFRRVVREGVVLTGAFVAPVDARLEVGGLEETVMVTGVAPLVDVVSNRQQTVLTTEEINTLPGSANVLTAMQYVPGVQGNWNSESLGAVIHGSDGPDSQPHVDGIKSGMQLGSRNSFVGGIGLLTDEGSGPPSTRTSARRPAPSPWTRTPPAPTTGSTPAASSGNWRTAGPSAGCGTAGATPASAGGTT